TCCCCGAAGGCCAGGCTGGCCCGGCGGGTCGAGGAGCTGAAGGAGACCCGGGCCGACGCCATCGCCGCGCACGAGGCCGAACTGCGCCGCATCGAGCGGGACCTGCACGACGGCGCCCAGGCCAACCTCGTGGCGCTCTCGATGCGCATCGGACTCGCCAAGCGGGCCTACGACCGAGACCCCGACGCCGCCCGCAGACTGCTGGACGACGCCCAGGGCCAGGCCGAACAGGCGCTGACGGAGCTGCGGCAGGTGGTGCGCGGCATCCATCCGCCGATCCTCACCGACCGGGGTCTCGTGGGCGCGGTGCGGGCACTGGCGTCGAGCAGCGGGCTCACGGTCGGCGTCGAGGACGGCGGTCTGGACGCGGGCACCCGGGCGCCCGCGGCGGTGGAGGCCGCGGCCTACTTCGTGGTCGCCGAGTCCCTCACCAATGTGGCCAAGTACAGCGGGGCGGACCGTGCCGAGGTCCGGCTCGCCCGCACCCGGCGCGGCCTGACCGTGCGGGTGCGGGACGATGGCCGCGGCGGCGCCGACGAGTCCGCGGGTTCAGGGCTGCTCGGGATGCGGCGCAGGGTCGCCGCGCTCGACGGGACCTTCGAAGTGACCAGCCCCGTAGGGGGCCCGACCGTGATCGATGTGGAGCTGCCGTGCGTGTGGTGATCGCCGAGGACAACGCCCTCCTGAGAGAGGGGCTGGTCCTCCTGCTGACGTCCTCCGGGCACGAGGTGGTGGCTGTCGTCGGCACCGGTCCGGAAATTCTGCCCGCTGTGCTGGAGCACCGGCCGGACGTGGCGGTGCTCGACGTACGCATGCCGCCCGGCTTCCGCGACGA
This portion of the Streptomyces canus genome encodes:
- a CDS encoding sensor histidine kinase, with the protein product MWKSVQRAAMATVHLVVAAAMCFGVYIFITVLLIAAIGTVAVVGCWLLPEAVLLIRRIAGAKRNLTALWTGREIPEAYTPMTGTLRERLRITVQDPGTLRDFRWMLSYYLYGALLALALPLWPLGLVVDGVWAGILRRSPVVLPLIVKLADTEARWSTALLMPSPKARLARRVEELKETRADAIAAHEAELRRIERDLHDGAQANLVALSMRIGLAKRAYDRDPDAARRLLDDAQGQAEQALTELRQVVRGIHPPILTDRGLVGAVRALASSSGLTVGVEDGGLDAGTRAPAAVEAAAYFVVAESLTNVAKYSGADRAEVRLARTRRGLTVRVRDDGRGGADESAGSGLLGMRRRVAALDGTFEVTSPVGGPTVIDVELPCVW